A stretch of DNA from Diospyros lotus cultivar Yz01 chromosome 14, ASM1463336v1, whole genome shotgun sequence:
CTCAAGCTAAATTGAAATTAGCCATATTGAATGCACCTAACTTTAAAAGGTCTTTTATTATGCTTTCAGTCTCtaacaaattaatttagtaTCCAAGGATATATCTGTTCTGATTTGAGAATATAAAACCTTGCTTTGTTCCACATTTAGCATAAGGTGAGGTGAAATCGAATGTGGCCTCAAGGTCCAGGTCATATATGAATGCCTTTTGGGTTGTCTAATGAACAAGATGGATTAGACAAAGGCCAAAAACTAGAGAATTATATAAAAGAATCTTTCTTGTGGTTTTTGAACTCTGAACCTTTAAATTGATGTAGTCCCGCAGTGTTCAGGCTACATAAATTGCATTCTGTTTATTAACTCTTTTAGTGCTCCCATCTGTTagcttttttgtttctttaagtACTTTTGAACCTTCTAAAAATAGGTTGGGCTCTTTTAGTTCCTatgtaaattggaacttgaaaGGCTTTATTTACCCTTCTTTGAGTTTACCTTTGACTTTGAGAATACAGACGTATACCTTATTTGCTTTTGATTAACTTTTAAGTCTTgttctctttaattttcttattggcCATGTCTTTTAGTTCTTATTGTGAAGAATGGTATACAGTTGATATGATTTTGCATTGGGTCATTTCTGTTCAACCCAACTGACTTGCtagattatattttattttttgggttgaTTTTCATGGAAGATTGATTTGCATCGTTCAAATGTTGACctacaaaataaaattcatatgtcAATACCaaatattattcattatttCTCTCATCAACGCTACTGTCTTTATTTTGTCATCACTAAAACCTTTTCCTTTACAGAAGCTCTATCGACTCTTTACTGCATTTTCTTTCTAATAGATCGCATTAGCATGGTTGCCTAACATAGTATTATCTGCGTCCAAATATTTGAGTAATACTGAATATGTTAAAACCAATAAATTAGTTCGATGTCCTTGAAGTTGGACAAGGCTTTTTGGGATTGAGTCGTTAGATTTGTATTCTTGTATTTAATTCTAACTAGTATGTTATTCTATTGACctcaaaattgaacttttgcaAAATTCCAAATCCAGGTCTGGGCTGAACAGCTACTTCGGTTGTATGTTAGATGGGCAGACAAACAAGGTCTTGGTGGAAGGGTTGTTGAAAAACATCTTTCAGAGAATGGTGGTGTCAAGTCTGCAACTATTGAGTTAGAATCCAAGTATTCCTATGGATATCTTTCCGGGGAGAGAGGTGTTCACTGCATGATAAGCAGTTACCTCAATGCACCAATTTCTCAGGAGGTATGGATCACTTGCTTTTGATCTTAAGGTCAGATGTCAATCTTATCACCAGCCTTATTCATGACTTGGGTCCTCAATGCACCAACTCTTTTGCCTTTTATACTGGCCTATTTTGATCGTTTAGCTCCTATTATCACCCTCTTAAAATACCATTAAAATACTGACTGATCATGAAGGAACCGTGGTTGTACACAATCCTGATGTTCATCCTTCAAACTCAATTGTGAATCTCTTTTAGTCTGTCAGACATGATCCAAGGACATGTTTATTTGTGGAGGCTGATTTAACACCAAATTCTCAAGTGGCAAAGATGTGCACACTTAAATGCCTTGGACAAGAACTCAATTCAAATGTTTCTGCCAGTTCTGCTGTAGCAgttttgcattttgtttgctaCCTGGTACGGAGATGGTAACATCTCATGGTTCTGCTACAAAATGCAAACAACTTATGCTTTCCTTTTATGCTGCTGGTGCATTttgacataaaaatatatgcAATCAGTATGGTCCACTGACCATGCAAcatattctaaaatttcttagaaatttCAGATTAATTATTTGTGATTCACTATCTATTCAGACCCGTTGAAGACATATAAAAAACAGGTTTATATTTCCCATGGATGTGTCATCTGAAAACACAATTTTCATGATGGCTTCATCTGGCTGCAAAGTCAAAACATTGGTCATCCTGTGCAGAGATATCAACCGGAGCGAGCTACTCCAATCCGATTACTCTGTAACTTGTGTCATAGGCTGCAAGAAAATTGTACGTTTTTAAACAACTTGATTACAAATCATGTTTCACTTGCCTGGATTCAAGTTAAAATTGTTTGTTAGGTCAAATAAGCCTAactattcaaattaaaattgtttgttAAGTCAAATCTTACTGGTTCACAAGATTTATATGTTCTCACCTGAATTACCACAAGTCCAAGCTTTCATATGGGCAATGATTTAAACTCAGCACAACTCTTCAAAATGATTTAGcttcatgttgtcatgtctgcAATAAGTTCTCTTGTTTAACTGTCTTGGTAGTTTTAATCTGTTACAGGCTAGCATGGCAGCAGTTGATGTTATTCCTCTGTTCCTGGAAACAATTCCTGACCTACAAATTGATGATGAAGATTTATTAATCTCATCAAGGGGTCAAACTGGATCCACAGTATGCATTCAGCATATTCCAACTGGCTTAAGAGTAGAATCCTCAGGTCCTTTCTGAGAGCCTTCTACTCAAAACTTTGTTAAGCTTGAATCATactaatttatcttatttatcaaTCCATGCTTTGTTACTCTTGTTCCATGTATGATGCTTGTGTTTAGGCTATCATGGTGAAAGCAAAAGAATTATGACATGTGGGCAAATGCTTGCACAtacacataaacacacacaGAGAGGGAGGGGAAGGGAAATCTTAAGTCCTGGAAATCAACTTGAAAAGCATTTGGCATGCTAGGAGTAGGAATCAACTCAAGAAGCATTGAACTGGGGACAACCTTCTGCTCTAGTTTCCTTATTGTACTCGAGACAATTTTGAGTGACCTCAATCTAAGGTTGCTGTTAAAAAACAACATTTGGATGACCAAGAATAAAAGTGTTCATCTTTTCAATCCTATTAGCATCCTCATGAAAGAGTATCTAGATATTGAGAAAAGCATTTGGCGAAAGTTTTGCTATATACACTTCCTCGCCACTAATTATTTTCTTACAGATAGTCAGTCAGACAGGTAAAATGTGCTTGCAGTTTCTTGCTAACATATCTTCAGATAGATTTAACTATCTTGTGCTCGGTTGCTTATGTATCATATGTACAGAATCGGAAGACTACCTGTTTCAGTGCTTTCTCAAATACAAGGTGCACGAGGTGcctaaataatttcaaataacacAGCATAGCTCCATGCCTGGACTATGTGAAGCATGATCTGtcataaatatatgttgtttcaTAAATTCAGCCCCTGCCAGACAAGCATTCAGTGAGCTATTAACATGGCATGCCATGATTTTGTCCTATAGTGAGGACTAGTTACAGCTTAAGGCTATATCAGCTGTTGAGTGCTTTTATAATTGTCTATAATTTTCCAAATAAAGGGGGTCAGGTTAGTTTCTTGAACAAGAGGGTAACTAACATGTACTAGGGACATACATGAAGACTGGTAATTGTAGTTTACACTAGACAAAAAGTCTCATTTTCTCCTTCCATCTCCTTGCTTGTAAGTCAGTTTTCCAAGTGGTCATATTTCCAAATCGGTACATGCGGCTGTGGTTCTTAGGTGGAACATGTCTTGTACATGTGCAAGGGCTTGCCATGGCAAAGGGTGCTGGATATAAAAGATTTTATGATAAACAGACAGATGGTGGCGGTAATCGTTTATTAAGTCCTTGCTATATGGTTTGTACCCTATTGTAGGCTTTTCCAGCTCAACAAATGTGGAGATTAACTTGAGAAGAGGATAAGAAAGTTATTATCACCGGAACCATTTCACTTTCACCATTCGATTTAAAACCTTGTTCCTTACACTTCATCATACTATCTTGTCTGTAGATGACTCTTCTTTTCTGCGTTTGGTCCATAATTTCAGTGAGTAATAAGAGAATGTGCCCCATCAATTTTGTAGGAGAAAGGAGCCAGTTTGCAAATAAGATCAAGGCGCTCAATCGACTGATGGCCAAACTGCTTGTGATTATGAGAGACCACGGGATTTCTGATATAAGGAAGATCAAGAAGGATGACATCATTGATTTGTGGTGTCATCAGGTTAGAAGATACATGTTTCACCCACACAAGCTTGTACAAGATGTAAAAACCGGAATGCAACTGCCGGACCTAAATTCTGTTTTGGATGGAAATATTGAATCTCTTATTGCAGCTAATATTAATAGTAGACAAGCAAGTGATATGGGCTGAATGAAGCTGGCATATGTAGCTCACTCTTCTTAGCCTTCCTGTTCCTGCTGATCATTTGGTGCTTTTGTATTCTGTTCTGTATCCAGTTGGAAAATCTGGATGTAAATCATCTGCTTGTTCTCCAATTTGTCATGCCTTTAACTTCTTAGGTAAAGAAGAAGAGCACATAGTAAGGTAAGGTAATTCTTCCAAGGTATGGTTTACTTCTCTGGCAGCTTCGCTAATTATGCAACAAAGGCAGTTGGGGGATGGAAAATATGATAGTTAATTGAGTTTAATGCATTTCTATTctaacaaagaaaagaaaatgtatgTTAATATTCACAAATTATAGGAGAATATCAGTTGCCTAAACTATGAGATCttattcataataaagaaaCAATATACATAATGAAGATGCACAAATCATAGAGAAATATTCAGTTATCTACCCAagaaaatattgtattttttttattattatatcaaagtcaatattatcaaatcaagtatctataaaataaaaaaggccaaaatttaatgtttttaataaacttaaaattttagaagaatAATGATATTTAGCTTAAGAATTAGACTGATTGAAACATAATATATAGTAATCTACTATTGTTGAATGaaaacatgatatatattttactcACTTGACCAAATTAATCTACTCTTTTAGGTCAAACCTTAGTGTTAATTTTAAATCCTGATTATTTAGAAACTCAATTTAAGATACAAATTTATTGTGAAATaacaattgaaaatgaaattacATTGTGAAAAGGTTATTGCTTTGAGTAGATATtactagacatggccaaaattgaaccagaccggcggttcgaactggaaccggacccggaaccggccgaaccggaaccggaaccggaaccggaaccggaaccggatcGAACCgacgaaattcggtccggttccggttcaaggttccggagaaccggaaccgcTGGTTCTGCGGAActggaaccgccggttccggttccgcggaatcGGACCGTTgcccccccctcccccgtgGCCCCCCCGTGCGgccgtgccccccctcccctccccccccctccctcccccgtggcccccccccaacggtccaaaattggaccgttggctgccacccccagccaattttattttatttttttttaaattttataattcctatctatatatacccctccctcccccactcatttttcacactctctctctctctctctctctctctctctctctctctctctctcaagtctcaagctattattctctcaattttgtttctcatttaatattttaatttcaatttcttcaatcttctcattttgttatttatcaatttattcaattatattgttaattatttattacttgttactatattattttatcattattatatttttttattatcatacttttttcaaaaaaatggcaagtgaaggtagaaatgttgaaaatgttgagtttgaagctcaaaattttcaaacacaagagagtgaaactcaacaaaagggaggtggaaaaatttctacttctgatatttttaatattcatttcaagaaaataccaaaaggagatgataaatttgatgtatcttgtaattattgtaatcaggtatacaaattcaagcaaggaggtggatatggtactttcgcccgacatttgcaaacaaagcacccgctcaaggttggattgagccgcgatcaaacacaaatatccgggtttgctacctcttcaaactctcctcaattatttcattataatgaagctaattgtaggtctggtttagctgaaatggtagcaattgatcatttatcttttagttttggtgaaaaattaggttttactcgattttgtcaaaactttgttaatcctagttttaaatcaattcctagaaatactttgaaaaggaatttgttaaaattgtttaaaaactcaaaaattgaattgataacatattttcaaaacaataatattaatgtttctatttgtagtgatatttggagtgatcattggcaaactcattcatatatgggtattacttgtcattgggttgatgaaaattatgttttacaaaaaagaattcttgcgtatcgatgttttgatgaaagtcataatgctgaaaatatttgtagattaattcaaca
This window harbors:
- the LOC127791136 gene encoding peptide chain release factor PrfB3, chloroplastic isoform X1; its protein translation is MGTESLLCSCPLDSNAPFSPKWKFSTKLKSLASPPLSSTTRASRPIQDKNKVYKELGMFSLRKKIEDAVLQAETLAPTALDLEEARRIKQEETIRQYNLWDDLAKSNEILLKLADSSKMVDALKDLRYKAEEAKLITQLAEMDAINYRLFKQAYGASLDVSKFLDKYEMSKLLRGPYDFEGACVIIKAGTSGFYPEVWAEQLLRLYVRWADKQGLGGRVVEKHLSENGGVKSATIELESKYSYGYLSGERGVHCMISSYLNAPISQEASMAAVDVIPLFLETIPDLQIDDEDLLISSRGQTGSTVCIQHIPTGLRVESSGERSQFANKIKALNRLMAKLLVIMRDHGISDIRKIKKDDIIDLWCHQVRRYMFHPHKLVQDVKTGMQLPDLNSVLDGNIESLIAANINSRQASDMG